ATGCATCTCAAGATGCGTATGCAGCATGCGTCTACTTACGTTCAATTAGTAGCTCAGGTAACGTGTCAGTGAACCTATTATGCGCTAAAACGAAGGTTAGTTCCGTGAAAGCTCAGACCATCCCGCGTCTAGAATTGTGTGGAGCTTTGTTAGCTGCACGTCTGAGCTCAAAGGTTACCGAAGCTTTGCGACTTACAGTCACAAATATCTATTATTGGACAGACTCATCTGTAGTTCTAGGATGGATCTGTTCACCTTCACAAACCCTTAAAACGTTTGTATCAAATCGTGTCGCAGAGATTCAGCAACTAACAGCTAATGGATCCTGGAAACACGTCCCGGGTGTTCAAAACCCCGCGGACAGCATCCCGTGGTGTCAGTCCAGCACAAGTAGCTGATGCTGACCTATGGTGGCATGGTCCCTGCTTTCTATTACAAGGATCATCGGCCTGGCCAGAGGTTATTAAACCTAGTGCCAACATACCtgaaattaaaacaattaaaacTAATTCTAAACCTAAAACTACTATACCTATAATATGCACTACAACAGTACCTACATCTACAATTTGTGACAAATTAATAAACATCGAAAATTTCTCtaaatttacaatattattaCGCAGCTTGGCCTATGCACTGCGTTTTATCCACAACATACGACactcaaataataaaactaccggtCATCTAAACTACAGACGAACTACAGTTATCATTGCACCATCTTGTTAGACAACACCAAGAGGAATGTTTCGAGCATGAACTACATCTATTAAGTAACAAAAAATGCTTACCTTCAAAATCGCGAATCCTGTCTCTCAGACCTTTCGTTGATGAGAAAAGCATCCTCCGAGTAGGTGGACGCATTCAAAATTCATCTGAAATATTTAGTAAAATGCATCCGATTATATTagattcaaaaaatatttttaccaaGCTACTGTTCATTCACGAACATAAAAAACTATGCCACGGAGGTCCACAGCTATTACTGACTAATGTCAGGCAACTGTACTGGCCTGTGGCTGGAAGAAGATTAGCGAAATCTACTGTAAACAATTGTAGAATCTGTAGAATACTTAAAGCTAAATCTGTCATACCAATAATGGGAAACTTACCCTCCGCTCGAGTCACTCCCAGCTTCGCTTTCGAGGTTACCGGCATCGACTTCGCTGGTCCGTTTCCAACTCGTGATCGAAAGGGACGCGGTTGCAAAATTATTAAAAGCTATCTATGTATATTCGTCTGTTTTGCAACCAAAGCAATTCATTTGGAAATTGCATCAGACTTGAGTGCAGAGGCATTCATCATGTGTTTGAACCGTTTTATCTCTCGCAGAGGAAAACTCAGCGTAATTCATTGTGACAATGGTCGAAATTTTGTGGGCGcaaataatgaatttaaaagatTCTTACAATCTTGCGGTGAATCCATCTCGTCTTACGCTGCCGGTGAATTCATAACGTTTAAGTTCTCACCTGCTTACTCACCGCATTTTAACGGTCTTAGTGAAGCCGGTGTGAAGGCTGCTAAGCATCATATAACTCGAATGGTAGGGAACACGAACCTCACTTTTGAGCAATTATCGTCTTTGTTTGCACAAGTCGAGGCAATTTTAAACTCTCGACCTATAACTCCCCTATCAGCCGATCCTACTGATCTTTATCCCTTGTGTCCCGGGCACTTCCTGATCGGTAAACCGCTCACTTCATTGCCATCTCCGGCGCTCACCGAACTCAATCCAAACCGTCTCAGAAAATATGAGCAAATTGAGCAGATTCGTCAACAATTCTGGGAGAGATGGCGCACCGAATACTTGAACGAGCTGCAACAACGATCGAAGTGGCGCATCACTCAAGGAAAACTCGCTGAAGGCGATATGGTGGTACTAAAGGAGGCCAACTTACCACCACTCAAATGGCGCATGGGCCGCATCCATCGACTGTATCCAGGAGCCGACGGCATCGCACGCGTCGCCGATGTGAACACGTCCAAGGGCCTCATTCGCCGCGCTGTTACAAATCTATGCCCCCTACCTAACGATGAGTGCGAAGAAGCTACTCGAAAACCCACAGTTTCCGAGGGGGGGAAGATGTCTACACTCACCCTTACCTGCTAATGGACGAACGAGGGGTCAGGCGCGCGAGAGGAGCACATATGACCTTTTACATCTAATTACCTCACATTCAATTACCGATCTGTCGACGCTCCGATCAAGCGCATCTTACTTActatttttacataccgaattctGTACTTATATCTGCATTTGTGGAAGCTGATTAAACAACTATACTGTACAAACTATCTACCCATCATTGAAGAGCACCGAATTATCCCACATCCTGTATAAATCTTCTTATTGATATACTAGCCGTGCCGTCTAGCCGTGTGGTGTCGGGTGAGAATaacaccacccctttcttcccgtgggtgtcgtaagaGGCGACTAATGGATTAAGGCCAAAGTATTTCGTATGGGATATTAAGCCCCGAGACGATGACATCGAGTCTCCAAAAAGAAGGAAAACTAATATAAAACCCGGATCTGGAGCCACCGTTTAGGCGCAAGCCAGGCACCTGCGGCCAAACCGACACCACACGTATTGACCCGTCATTCCTGTGGAACATGTCGGGGAGGAGAGAGAGGGTGGTATGGGTGCTGGGCAAGCCCGTATTGCCATAAAGTCGTCTGTCCCAGGCGCAGCAGCATCCGCGGAGAGGGCACTTCGCCCACCTGCCGTGCAGGGGGGAAACAACACGGGGAGTGGCAGTTACCGGTTATAAGCCCGCACGAATAGGCGTCGTATGTGCGGGCGCCAGGGGCCACTCCCGACAGTAGGAGGATCCATCGAAGGTCCACTGATCAGTTACCGCCTGCTTCAAGTTGAGCAATCCTCGACCAATAAGGTACTGATCCGCCTCAGCGTTAACTTGTTTTGTCTGGGTGAACAGAACATAAGCTTAACAGCCGGACGTTAGCGCTGTAAAACCGACCACCTGCTCagaatcaaaacaaaacatttaaacCCAATATCAACGCTTCCTACATGCGCTATGCGACATGGAACGTCCGAACAATGAGGACGGGTTTTCCGAACACCTGTGAAAACCTTGATATCGCACAAGATCTGCGAAAGACCTACAATATCGACGTGGAGCTCAATAGGTTAAAAGTCGATATTGCAGCTTTACAGGAGACCAGGATTGAGGACGAAGGCTCTTTACGGGAAGCTCACTATACTTTTTACTGGAAGGGCAAGAGTTCCACGGAAACACGGGAGCATGGTGTAGGATTTGCGGTCCGTAATCAACTTATTGATGCTATTGAGACACCAGTAGGTGTATCTGAGCGCATCATGGTCTTGCGTCTTAATACAAAAAGCGGCTATGTCACCTTGATCTCCGCTTATGCACCGACGCTTCATTCCACATCCGAGGCCAAGGATCAATTCTACAACCAGCTTGATGAAGTGCTCCGCGGGGTGCGTCCATCCGACAGGCTACATATATTGGGCGACTTCAATGCTAGGGTCGGTCAGGATAATACTGACTGGCCTGATTGCCTAGGTGCGCATGGTGTCGGTAAGCTCAACGACAACGGACAACGATTGTTGGAGTTCTGCTCTAAGTATGAACTATGCGTCaccaatacattttttaaagggAAATGGATGCGAAAAGTCTCTTGGATGCACCCCCGCTCAAAACACTGGCATCAGTTGGACCTTGCACTTACTAGAAGAAGAGACCTGCGCGAAACACTTCACACGCGGACGTACCACAGCGCTGATTGCGACACAGACCACAGTTTGGTTTCCACCAAGGTCCGACTAGTCCCAAAAAGGATCCATTCTGCTAAGCCTCTTGGCCGAAAGAGGATTAATCTTTTTAAGACCCGGGACCTGGAAGCAGTGGAATTATTCAGTGCTGCAGTACGTGACGAAATTGCGAATTGGGACAGTTCCGTATCAGCGCAAGCCGAGTGGGAAATGATTAAGTCTCTTCTCACAGACGCCGCGGGGAGGGTTTTTGGTTATCAAAAGGCAAGGTCTCACGACTGGATGCTTGAAAATGAGGAGCACTTACTTCCCCTTATTAACTTGAAACGGCAAGCTCTCATAAATTTCCGCCTTAATCCCTGTGATTCTGCACGAGAAGAGCTCAAAAAGGCGAAAGCCTCACTCCAGCGCAGCTCTCGTTTTTATGCAAACGCATACTGGACAGAACTCTGCCAAGGAATTCAGGCAAGCGCAGACGCAGGAAACATGGGCGGTGTTTATGAGGGTATTAAGCGAGCTCTTGGACCTCCTACAAAAAAGACGGCCCCTCTAAAAGAAGCTGACGGCTCTGTCATAACAAACAGCAGCCGTCAGATGGCAAGATGGGTGGAACATTACACCGGGCTATACTCGTGCCCAGTCGACATTCAACCAGAAACTGCAGGATTAATGCCGACCCTGGACACTTGGCACGAGTTGGACTCCGCACCTACCGTAGAGGAACTTTACCTGGCCGTCAAGCAGCTAAAACATGGCAAAAGTCCGGGCAAAGACGAAGTGTACACCGAAATCGTCAAGTTGAAGTGCATCCTTCCTGTCCTTCATAACCACCTGACCAAATGCTGGGAACAAGGCTGCGTGCCTCAGGATATGCGCGATGCTAATGTCGTCACTCTTTACAAAGGCAAAGGCGACCGCGGTGATTGTAACAATTACCGTGGAATATCCCTCCTCAGCATAGTCGGCAAAGCTTTTGCTAGGGCTACCTTAGCCAAACTACAGAAGCTGGCTGACCGCGTATATCCAGAGGCACAATGCGGTTTTCGGGCCCAACGGTCAACTGTCGATATGATTTTTTCACTCAGACAGTTACAGGAAAAGTGTAGGGAGCAAAGCAGTCCTCTTATCGTAGCATTTGTCGATCTCAACAAGGCATTTGACACTGTGAGTAGAGAGGGGCTTTATTCGGTTCTTGTCAATATCGGTTGCCCTCCAAAGCTCCTGAAGATAGTGCAGTCATTCCACGAGGGTATGGAAGCCACAATCCTTCACAACTGCGAAACATCGGCTCCCTTCGACGTACGCCGTGGCGTTCGTCAAGGTTGTGTACTGGCACCTACTCTCTTCGGAATATTCTTTTCTGTACTCTTGAAGGTTGCTTTTGGAGATGATCTACAGGGGATACACCTGTATACAAGAGCCGATGGTCAGATGTACAATCTTGCTAGGCTTAAGTCCAAACGACATAGAAAGGACTTTTTTGTAGATAGCCTTCTCTTTGCTGATGACGCTGCTTTCGTCGCTCACAGTGAGTCTCAACTGCAGACCATCATGGACAAATTTCAAAAAGCGTGCGACCTCTTTTCCATGTCGGTTAATGCCAAGAAGACCGTCATACTAGCGCAAGGATGTTCAGAACAGCCAACTATCGTGCTTAACGGTGCACCTCTAGAGGTGATCAGCAAGTTTTGCTACCTTGGCTCGCTTGTGTCGTGCAATCTTTCGCTTGACGCGGAGATCGACTCCCGCATCGGCAAAGCGGCCACAACGTTCGGGAGGCTCCGTACAAGGGCTTGGGACAATAAACATCTCACGGTAAAAACGAAAATTCTCATTTACCAAGCATGTGTCCTAAGTACACTTCTGTACGGTGCGGAAACTTGGACATCGTACGCAAAACAAGAACGCCGGCTGAACTCCTTTCACATGCGCTGTGTGCGGAGCATACTGGGCATCACATGGAAGGATCGCGTGACAAACGAGTCTGTTCTAGCCGAGGcacagcttcctagtatcacagccatactaaagaagaggcgactgaggtggctcgggcatgtgtatcgaatggagcaGACTCGTTTACCACGTCAAATCCTGCTGGGagaggttgcagatgcaaagagaccggtcggacggccaatgctgcgctttaaagattgcgtgaagcgtgacatggtcacatttgatattccatgcaaccagtggcagcggctggccgaagaccgacccacgtggcgccgtgttgtccatgacggtcaatccaagcacgacaacgcctggttctcctccttgaatgataaacgcatgaggcgtcacgagcaggcctctaacccccgcccatctgggggagcatacacctgccatgtgtgcggacgagggatcctctctcgaattgggctatacagccacgaacgtaagtgtcgcaaggatgctgctt
This genomic stretch from Leguminivora glycinivorella isolate SPB_JAAS2020 chromosome Z, LegGlyc_1.1, whole genome shotgun sequence harbors:
- the LOC125240437 gene encoding uncharacterized protein LOC125240437 — its product is MRTGFPNTCENLDIAQDLRKTYNIDVELNRLKVDIAALQETRIEDEGSLREAHYTFYWKGKSSTETREHGVGFAVRNQLIDAIETPVGVSERIMVLRLNTKSGYVTLISAYAPTLHSTSEAKDQFYNQLDEVLRGVRPSDRLHILGDFNARVGQDNTDWPDCLGAHGVGKLNDNGQRLLEFCSKYELCVTNTFFKGKWMRKVSWMHPRSKHWHQLDLALTRRRDLRETLHTRTYHSADCDTDHSLVSTKVRLVPKRIHSAKPLGRKRINLFKTRDLEAVELFSAAVRDEIANWDSSVSAQAEWEMIKSLLTDAAGRVFGYQKARSHDWMLENEEHLLPLINLKRQALINFRLNPCDSAREELKKAKASLQRSSRFYANAYWTELCQGIQASADAGNMGGVYEGIKRALGPPTKKTAPLKEADGSVITNSSRQMARWVEHYTGLYSCPVDIQPETAGLMPTLDTWHELDSAPTVEELYLAVKQLKHGKSPGKDEVYTEIVKLKCILPVLHNHLTKCWEQGCVPQDMRDANVVTLYKGKGDRGDCNNYRGISLLSIVGKAFARATLAKLQKLADRVYPEAQCGFRAQRSTVDMIFSLRQLQEKCREQSSPLIVAFVDLNKAFDTVSREGLYSVLVNIGCPPKLLKIVQSFHEGMEATILHNCETSAPFDVRRGVRQGCVLAPTLFGIFFSVLLKVAFGDDLQGIHLYTRADGQMYNLARLKSKRHRKDFFVDSLLFADDAAFVAHSESQLQTIMDKFQKACDLFSMSVNAKKTVILAQGCSEQPTIVLNGAPLEVISKFCYLGSLVSCNLSLDAEIDSRIGKAATTFGRLRTRAWDNKHLTCATFPH